TTTTTTGTAACATACCTGCATTGTGTGTTAGGCTGGAGCTCTGTGTTTTAGTTGAAACCCTGTCAGATTTCCTGACTTCATAAACTTTAAATATGTTCTCTTCATTTAACTTAGGTAAGTCTTACTAAAAATTATGGAAAACCAAAAACTGAATAGTTATTTAACTGTCAGTCAGCATCAGATTTCATTTCTCAAATGTGATGTTTTAACAATCCAttaaaacatttccatttttttatgTTCAGTAATTAGCAGACACCAAAATGACTCAAAAATGTTTGAGTCAGTAGCTTTATGGCAAGAGCAATGTATCTCCTGAATATGACccagtaaattttttttcaaatgaggtGCATGTTTTATGTGGGTTTGATTGTTTGCAGTTAGACAGTGGCAGGTTTCTTGAAAGActatttctttcctctccaaCAATAAACCTGCTGATTCTTCTCCTGCAGGATTTGTAATGCTATAACTCGAAGCCATCCCCTGAGAAGTGATGTTTACAAATCTGACCTGGACAAGTGTCTCCCCAACATCCAGGAAATCCAGGCTGCACACAACAAACTCAAACAGCTCTGTGTCGATGGTATGCTGGACTTTCCTTCTTTTATGGGGGTTGTTTTCCTGACATGCAGTGAATTCCCATCAGCCTGGCTGACAGGGACTGTTACTGGAAGTTGTTCTGCAATGTAATTACTATCCCTGTTGCAGACCCTTTTGATGAAACTGAAGACAAGTGGCTGTCGTCACTGGAAAACACTCGCTGGTTAGAGTACATTAGGTTGGTACCATTAATAAAATGATGTTCAATGGAATGTGCAAAAATGAGCAGTGCATCATTTGAAGGATTCTTTGTTTTAATATGTAAGTTAGGCAAATACAGATAACCCAAATCTTTTTCTTGTAGAGTGTGAATTTCTGTTAACTGTTAAAtcactttcttttcctgtctaGAGTCTTTCTTAAGCATTCTGCTGAGCTTGTCTACATGATGGAGTGTAAGCACGTTTCTGTAGTTCTACAAGGTAATAGAACACAAAGCATgctgtaattattttcattaatgtgATAATGTAGATAAACAGATTTAGATAAAATCAACTGTAATCTTTATACATAAACCACATGCATTCTGAAGATCTCAGGCATTTGGGGAActagaagggaaaataattttgtcatgTAGTATAGTCCTTAGCATCAAAGGAATATTTTGCTTTGAGTATTTGTGGGTTTCATTCTGATAATGATGATAGAATCAAAACCTTAGTGTGAACCTTTGTTCTGTGTTAATTTGGCTCACAGTCCCTGCATAAGCAGTATCCGTTTAATTCAGAGGTTCTGCAGACAAAGGTATTTCATTCAGTACCCACTCCTTGTGTCTGTGCAAACAggtatttcagagaaaaagacaGTGGAAAACTTGCTCATATCTGTAATTTCTGTAGTTTTTACAAGATCTGTTCAGCTGGTATATCCACTGTCCACATGTAATGGCCTTCCAAAAATTGCTTCAGGGTggaaaaatgttgaaaatttcTAGCAGCATGAACACTCTCTTCCTCAGCACACCTTGCTTTAAGTACTAGGCAGCTGGGTGTGTATTTGTTCTTGATGAATGCACTGCTGTGCAGGAACCCTTTCTCTGTAGTATGaatctcagttaaaaaaaaaagaattgtgattttcttctagttttttttttaattatgacaATAATTAAAACAGCTAAAAGTATATGTTAAAGGAAATTCTAAGAAAAACATGAGAAATCTAGTTGCAACTTTTTGCTCTTTGAAATCTAATTGTGTACATGCGCATTTACCTTATGTATTCTGTACTTTCTGTATGTTACTTGCAGAGGAAGAGGGACGGGACCTGAGCTGTCTTGCTGCTTCTCTCGTTCAAGTCATGCTGGATCCCTATTTTCGAACAATTGTTGGATTTCAAAGCCTAATACAGAAGGAATGGGTCATGGCAGGATATCAATTTTTAGATAGGTGTAACCACTTAAAGAGATCTGACAAAGAGGtaaaaattaattgtatttgCATGTGATCACAGTATCTGCTTGATATCATCCTGAACATGTATTTgtacagaaatataaaagtaaaaatatgttttaatacTTTGAAATTTCATTATAACAGTATCAGAGGAAGTAAGTATTTTACCCTCTGTAGCCATGTGAGAATAGTGAAATACGAGGTGCAATCCAAGGGGGTTTTATGTTGCTTCTTGGTTATACACGAAAGCATCTCACTGCTACAAACACTAGCACAGTCACGTTTCAAACTGAAACCAAAGGAGGTGAGGAGTGGGTTGAAGGGGGAAGCTCTGCTGTGTGCTTTGCCAATCCCTGTTTCCATGGCTGTGGTATTACCCCAGCAGGGCtttcagagcaggcagctgctggagaagccctgcagctgcacaagctgccagggctgccaggaggGGAGTGCAGGGCTCGGCTTCCAGCGCTGCCAGCTCTTGTTTGGCCTCTTCATGGCAAAGGAGGGGCTGCTAACTGCAGGTGGAAGCATGGAGGACCCAGGTTAGGAACATTTTTCAGGGACAGTGCACAGAGTAACAGAACAGGAACATCTCCAGTTAAACCAAGGACACTGAGCACCAAGTGGAGAAAATGCATGAAGGGATAAAGAAATGAGATGCCAAGAGGGAAATAATGAAAAGCAGCTATTTTGGCCCTAGGAAAGGATATACTGAAAAGTGAAaatgggaaggggaaaatatttctaaagcTTTACAGAAATGATGGTTTATACTTTTGCAATTCATGGGCTGCTAtggaaaagagataaaaaatgtGGTCAGAAATTAGCATGGCTGAATCATAAGCTCCTCAGTCATTtcaaacaaggaagaaaatacaCTGTAAAAACAAGGCCAAGTGGCAAGGAAGGCTCATACAAGCactaatttgaaaattataaagGATCTATAGATGGCAGAAAAGATTTTTGCAGCTGCATGAGTATGAGGGGAGCCCAGGAAAGAAGATTTTACACAGAAGGGAAAGCTATGCAAAGATAGTGCTGAGAAAGAAGTGGCTAAACAGGAATACAGAGTGTCACAACTACATAGAATCACGAAAAATGCAAGACTCCAAATAGCTTACCCTATAGTTGAGTAATGTACCAATGGTACAgccaaaaaccaaaactgcaAAGAAATGGGTATGATTTGGGAAAAGCTTATATTAAATCTGATAAttccttgtttcttttcccagtCTCCTTTGTTCTTGATGTTCCTTGACTGCgtttggcagctgctggaacAATACCCAGCAGCCTTTGAGTTCTCGGAGGTGTACCTGACCATCCTGTACGACAGCGCCCGCATCTCCTTGTTCGGCACCTTCCTCTTCAACTGCCCTCACCAGCGAGTCAAGGAAAGCACTGTGAGTAGGAGGGGCTGCCCCTGCTTGTCCAGCAGGAGACTGCAGCCTGCCCCCTGGAAATAACAGCATTCCAGTTAAATGCTTCCTGTGTGTCCTTCCAGTTGTCACACTCTGTTTGGGCCAAAACACTCAGGTCCCCAGGTGAATACAGTCATAATGACTTTCAGGTGATCTGTGCAGAGACAGTGACTAACTATTCAAGAAGAAAGTCTAattcatttggttttttttcctagaaaaatgtTGCTACTCTACATTGTTATTTGTACTTCTCTAGGAAGCAAATCTGTATCTGGAACTCGGAAAGTAGAATGACAGGCAATAAATAGAATTTCACGCTTCAGGCAAACTTTGAAATCTCTTGATATAATTGTTAAATAGTTGAAAAAGTTGGAGATGCTGCATAAAGTTCCAATAGTAATGCACAATGGAGGCATTTAGAAAATTAACacttaaatttgtttttgaaaacaaGCTTATCAGAACTGGATGTATAAAACATGTGATGGCTGATAAAAGTGAAACTTACTTATTTCATTAAATGTTTTCCCTTTAAAGTAATAGGTAGCAACTTTACAAAGAAGTAGAGCATTGAGGGATTATTGGTGAATTCTTAAGATGACAGTTTGGGGGTTAAGAGTAAACCAACAAACAGTGTAATAGAATGGAAAAGTAACTGCACAAATGCAGAGCAACTGTTTTCTTCAGCTGTCTTGCTGCTCTGTTGTGCTACCCTGCTCCTCTTTGCCCGGTATTTACATGCTGGTTTTAGGATTCGTGAAGAAGccaattttctttattttcatgtgCCTGAATGTTAACTTCTTGCAGGAATTTGCTATAAGCAAAAATATTCAGCTGGGTGATGAGAAAGGCCTCAGGTTTCCGTGTGTTTGGGACTGGTCTCTTCAGTTCACGAGCCGGGACCGGCTGCTGTTCCACAACCCGCTGTACGTCGGGAAGAGCGCGCCCAGCGTGCACAACGGGGCCCTGCGGTCCTTCAAGCGCTCCAAGGTAACTGgggggctgtgcctggggctgAGGCTGTGCTCACACTCAGGGGTCGTGCTGGGGAGGCTGCAGGTGCCCCTGCATTAGCAGTAGGAGCCTTCATTGTCTTGGCTTCCCAGcctaaagaaattattttctgtagaagTAGCAATGTAAATTGTTGAGCTTTGTGTTTTAGGACATTTTCTGATGTGTCTGAGTCACTGCCAACATTTGCACTAtttcacctttggaaaagtgaTGACAGGCCACTTTTCCCCCAGGGTTGTCAGTACTTTCTGTAAATACTGATTATAAATCAATCATTTGTTGCTACAAAAAACccatatatatttctttttaaaggccACAGTTTGCCCTGTGAGCCCTGCAGCAGTGACTCAGAAGCTCAGAACTATTTAAAGGTCACAGCATTTCTCTGGATGATGCACCCTGGCAATTCAGGGAAATTTGCTATGCCAATGAATGTAGAACTGGAAAATTACCAGTATTTATTCTCTGCAGAAAAACTACAGCTCCACATTGCGAGGTGTCCCCCCAGCACTAAAAAATGGAATCATCGGTGAGCAGGAGTTCCTTCCAAGAAGAAACTCTCTGATACTAAAATTGAAGCCAGAGTTTTTTCACTCTGCAGAGGGGCAGAGCCACAGTATGGAGCAGTACTTCAGAGACTGGTTTGCAAAGCCCGTTGATTTGCACGGCGTCATTCTGCCCCATCTCTCTGGAACACAAATAAAACTGTGGAAACTCTGCTACTTCCGCTGGGTTCCTGAGGCCCAGATCAACCACGGGGGCTCCATCACCGCCTTCCACAGAGCTTCTCTGCTGGCAGACGAGGTGGACATGTTGAACCGCAGCCTGCGGCAGTGCAAGAGCAACTCCTCCTTGCAAGGCCGCTGCTCAGAACTGGATCAAAGCAGGATGTACTTCAGAGCAAATGGTTTAAATGACACCTCAGGTGCCCCAGACTTTCTCTCCTCCtcattcccattttctcctgtAGGGAACCTATGCAGACGGAGCATTTTGGGAACACCTTTAAGCAAATTTTTAAGTGGTGCCAAAATCTGGCTATCCACCGAGACGCTTGCAAATGAAGACTGAGGTGATGTGGAGGTTTAAAGGTTTGGAGAGGATACAGCATAtcattttgtcttttctaaCTTAACACTGCTAAATGCGGCATTGAAAGctgtaataatttttatatacaAACATTACGTAAGATttgcacaaatatttaaaagcaaagcaagtcATGCTTCAAATCGCACAATTTTGTCTTCAGTAGTTCTCATCTGCTGGGGCTTCTGCTCCCCAATTCCTCCTGTTCTTGGGGGTTTGGCTCATTACAAGTGATAGAGCATTTCATTAGCTAATTGAAAGGCTTGGTGTGGTCATTAGTGAGGGTTCTGCTTGAAACACCTTTGTTTTCCCAGGTAGTGACTGAAGTGACCCTTTGCTAAAACAGCTTGGAAAGCCAAAGTAGTGCAGTGGAGATGAACTGACAGCTGAAATTTGGGAATGTACTATTTTATCAGACTGCCTCTTCAGCAGTAATACTTGCATAGATACAAACATACTAATGTTCCATGACTGATCACCCTACATTGTGCTAATGCAGTGTATCCATGGAAGGAGttgttcccttttctttctctccccaAAATGTGTTCATTAACAATTAGTCAGATTTGTGCTCTTTGTCATGATCTTGACTTTAGACTAAAGAAATTCACATCAGGACAATGCACTGTTAACCTTAAAAGATTTACTGTAGATATGGTATTGTAGTAGCTTTAGAAGTGCCTTTAATTGGGAGGAAGCAGTAGCAGGATTACTCTAATGCAGCTGACACCTCTCcagtttttttaaacagattCCTGTGGTAAGTTCTTGTTCCATCCCCCACTTCCCCCTCTCCATTTCTGGAAACAACAGGCATCCAGAAGAAACAGCACGTGTTCCCTCTTTGAGGTTAAGCTTGTTTGTAAGTCCCACAAGATCCTCACCTTTTCATAAGAGCACCTCAACTACTCAGCAATATATCCCTGCACAGATCCTGATCCCTGCCATCCCTCCCCTCATTTTTTTGTAGGATGAAGTAGCTCTCAGCTGAACTTGTAcctgagccctgctgggttCCAGAAAGGAGCACTGGCTCCTCATTGCCACTTCTACATGGGGTGCAGGTGCTGCAGTTACTGGTGGGCAGGTGCTGCAAGAAGAGCAGTAAGTTGTGCCTTCTTTTTGCAGACTGCATATCCATAGGGACAGTGCAATGAACAAGCACTGCCTGAGGGAATAATATCCAACAGCCTCCTTGTTGTTCTGAAACCTTTTAAATGATGCCTCTCCCTGGATGCTGTGCCACAAAAGGACTCACAGGGAAAAAGGCAGGAGTGTGAAGAATTCCAGGAGGCTGGAGAAATAGTGATGTGTCATTCTCATAGCTTAAGGCTCAGCTGCCTTCTCTGAACAGTGAGGCTGTATTttgtattaaattatttctgtataaaCACCAATGCTATAGAACTGACACTGAGCCTCTATCCAGGTATTGCCTCACCAGTTTAAGGCACCAAAGGCCTTATACAATGGACTCAGAGCTGTTCTCAAGTTTTcttagtggggaaaaaagcaagcTGCAGGATGGGAATATGCAGTGTATTTGAGTTTAAAAAAAGGGGAGGGGATAGGATTTGGAGATCTTTTTTTGTAAACCCAAGCTGATCTTCAGCACAGCCTAAATCACAAAGTGGGGTTTGGCTCCCAGGCTGTTCTCTGACCTCCAAGGCTGTGCTGTGGTTGCACTGCTGGGGTTGGAGAGAGAAGCAAAGCAGGGCCAATGCAGAGGTGAACAGTGTCAGGGGAGGGGGCTTCCTTTTTTACCTTACAAACTTCCAAACCCTGTTCCTATGCAAAGCAGCTGTTGTGTGTGCTGTGCACACCGtgggcaggcacaggctgtgACACGATGCCAGGCGCTTCTGGGCAACTGTTTGTGGGGAAAAGACATGTATTCACCTCAACTGCCTGATTATGCTGCAAGATGAGCTGAGCATGTTAAATGGTCCACAAACCAGTTGTGTTTATTTCCAAGCTTGCTGGAGTAGCCATCTCACTTGTTCATTACTCAAATGTTTGTTTTAGTTTGcttctgtcattcctgttttcCCATTAGCTTACTGCTTTCCCTGGCCTGATACTTGACATAAAGACCTCAACCTGTGTTCTTAGTGTCTTTTGgtaccaatttttttttcttttaaaatgacaGTTAAAACtataatgtctttttttttttttctttccttaacaGTATAACTTCTTTGGTTTAAAGGTACcaaaaatgtgtaaataaatTGCTCCACAAAAGCAGCTGGTGGAAATAAAAAGTGTTTAGGCTAGTACccttggggggaaaatgggtaCAATATTTAAACAGAATTGTCTTTTATAAGGAGATTTCAGacatttttacatttcagtTCTAAGATGTGTACAGATGCTGCAGAGGGtctttgtattttatatatatagcaTGGGAGAGGGTTAAAAATAATATGCCTTTATAATAAACAAAACCTGTCAAAAAATCAATTTGCCAAACagacttaaaaagaaattttatacCATTCCAAAAAGGGAGTAAGGTAAACAGAGGCTGAGAGGGGGCACCTcctgcagggaggaagggaagcgCTCCACCTTTCCCTAGACTTGGGGACAAGGTTCTGcttccctgtgtgcagggcctTGCTGTGGAgtctgagcagctgctgtgcctgtggatgctgctgcttcccctgaGGTAAACAGCTCCACACTTTCTGATTCACTTTTGAAAGACAGGTACCAAGTGTTGATTTTGAAATATTCTCCACTCTGCACAGTTGCCTTATCAAGTCAGTAGGGACTGTTCTGGATATCTTTAATAACTTTCAAAAGCAATTTTGGGGTGTGAGTATGTATCTTACTTCTGTGTACAGAATACTGACATgcaaatgtgtatatatatgtctgtgtatatatatgtacacatattttcaaattttcatttctattcaCCATTTAAAGCAAGATACTGTTATATGTCATTTTTGTGTTGCAAGAGTAGAAAAGCTACCAAGCAGCTCATCCTTTTGTGTTTGTAGAAAATGTGCATTACTGCAGCTGTTCCTGGCTGAGTCATGACTTTGTACCACACAGggggagctctgctgctgcagctgcagctgctgagccccagtgcagcagctgggctcGGTGCAGTGCTTTGGTGGCACCTCAGCCTCCAGGCACTGCCCCGTGCCTCCAGGAGTGCACTGAGAACTGTTTGTGTGTCTGCCCAGGCCTGCACATGTGCTTCATGGGCACCTGCCTGCAATACCACTCTGATCAATTAACTGCCTTGTGTTCCAATGAAAATGTAGCAAGCTGGGCAAAACTTTTGGCTTATTCTCAGATGCAAAgatattaaaaccaaaaaaattctaACATGTATTTAAGCAAAGGATGAAATCTTAAATTTGCCTCTAACCAAGAGACAGAAATCTGTACCTCAAATTGCTCTAGGCAGTAGGTTTCTAATGCTGTTGCTGTGATGGTTTAGAGTTCACCATTTCAACTGAAACTAAAACCTTTGTGCCTGATAATGATTTACTGAGTAAAGTAGCAGTGGCAGGAAGATGATAAAATCCCGATGCTGAGTTGTGAATGTGAAGTAAATTAGAGTCAATAAAAGTTTGTACCTTTCCACAGTGACCTGCAGgtggttttctttcccttcctctaacaaaaaaaaaaaaaaattgtgtgtgtgtgttttttttccaagaataGCATGGACACTGTGCTATAGAAAGATGATTAATAAAAATGATGTGCAAGTTATCTTATTCCTTGCTATATTCTGTTATAGTGTCTGCAGTTTGCATGGTGATCAGAATTTCTCATAGCAGGAAACTTACTCAGTGTGAGAATGAAGACTCCAGAGAAAAGATGTCGGCCGTGTGTTAAAATTAAGAGAAACCCACGGGATTTTGGTGTCTTAAAAGGGAATTCATCTTTTTAGTTCCCATTGGCTGACATAATTCTGAATGAGCAAACACATCAATTTATGTGGGGCAGAACTGACTACACTGAATGTGGTCATCTTGGCACTGCCCAACTCCTGTCTACTAGCAGGAGCATTTCCCTTTATGCAGGAAATACAGATCCCACAGAAAGGGCTGTTAAATAAATTATCCTTTCATACACATTAGAACAGCATTAATGCTTTATGCCCTACTCTCTGCCACCTGTATCTGTTTATATACAAATGCAAAATTCAAACACATAATGGTAAGTGGGGACAGGCAGAGAACCACACTGGACCTGGCAAGGGGCTGAACTCACCTTGCAAGGAGACTTGCCCAGCATAATGAATTCAGGCCACAGGGCACCCCACAAATGAGCaggacctgatggcccagttTCTGTATTTAGAGATGTTCTCGGGGTGTACCAGTCTGAAGGCAGCTCTTCCTCCTCGCTGGGCAAACCCCAGATTACCTCAGAGAATAAGTCAGGAATtgtggaaagaagggaagggCTCTCCCCTTCTGAATATGAAGTGACATGCAGTAAATCATACTGACAGTTTTCTCAAATTTTAGAACTTTTTGTGCTAAAAAGGACTACAGTAATGTTCCAAGAAACCAGAATTTTAgaagaaactatttttaataagcagcagcagccattaGTGTGTGCTACCCATTCCATTATGAACACCTGAGTTTCCCACATGATCCAACCTGTGTCAGCTGAGGCGTTTGCTCTTGCCTCCAACGTCCTGCACATGACAAACCTCCACGGCAGCCCCCAGCTCGTGCAGCTCGCTCAGCCACAGCATCTGCTTGGGAGACAGGCGGTCGTTGGGGCCCTTCACCTCCACCAGCTGCAAGGAAAGGGGGATGGTTAGAAGACGTGTTCCTTGGGGGAACTGAAGGATCATTAGCTCCCACacaagaagtatttttttacaGCTGTTATTTGACACAAATAAtagagattttaattttagcaCAATGGAAGGGCCAGTGGGTGCTGAATTATTACCCGGTATTTCAAAATTGAACTGTAAGAGAATGAAATTTTATATAGTAAATATCCACCAAAACACAGACCAAAGCCCTGGTGCATGAAGGTCTCTCATACTGCAAAATGTATTGTCTGCACTCTCAGCTGTTCCAGCTGATACTGACAGCAACTTATTCAGGTGTTCTAGAGAACTAATTTCTGCTATTCAGCTCTGTATCATAAACACATAACAAGTTGCTCCAACAGATGTCTTCTAGTAGCTATTCCACTACTGTGCAAGGCACCATCCGTGACTGTTTAATCAATTTCTGTAGCAGACACAGACTCAAATAGTCCAGATTTTGTCAAAGTGGTGCTAGAAGAATTCCTTGCTAACAACAATCAATGTGTGGCTGATTGTAACAGGTGCTTTAGATTACGATTAATCAAGACCTTTTCTACAGCGCCCTTAGCCAGCGctgatcctgctgctccccacgcCCACTaaagctccagcacagctgctggaggcgCAGATAATCACCCCGTGCTCCGGGGGCAGGGCAGCCGAGCTGCGGCTCTGACTCCCCCGCCACAGGAAATGACAACTGTGTGGGCTGACAAGTGCGAGGTTTTACAGGAGGGAAGGCAGCTGAGCGCTGGGAATTCCCGGGTCCCACACACCTTGAAGTGCCGGCTGTGGGAGCGCCACACGAGCAGGTCGGGCAGGCCCCCCCGGCAGTGCCGCAGGTCCCTGGAAAGCCGCCGGAAAACACCGCTCAGGAACTTTCCTCCAAGGCAAGAGACCAGGCTCTGCAAGAGAAGGTTTGCGGTGGTTTTAATTTCCTGCAGAACCATTTCCCAACCCTCACAAGAATACTGTTCCAAGAATACTGCACGGCCCACCTCATCTCTTTGTTTAGTCTTAAGAAACTTAAATAGATGTTTTTCACATcaatttttctgctgtgttctCAGCTACTGTTACAGGAAAAGTGACCATATGAGAAAATTGTCACACTTACCTGTGCAGGGACTTCAGCACAACAATCCCTAATTCCAATTTCTCCCTCCCACCACTCTCCATCTGCCATGGCTCAGTATAACCCGTGAGCACACTAGGGGCATGTGTAATTGAATGTCAAGCCTAACTGGAGTGCCCATGCTGGGCAACAGTCACTTACCTGGACTTGCTGGAGGGAAATAAAACGTCCCCAGTTaaccagagctgctgcttttccctcctGAGCAGTCCAGACGTCAGCAACCAACTCTGCCAGTGTCTCTGAGGAAGCTGTGTGAAGCTGCTGGAGCCTGGCCTCAATGACAGCCCTCCTGTTCTCATAGAAGCTGTCAGTGTATAAATCCAGGGGGGATGTCTGGGTGAAAAGGTAAATACAGCTCTCAGGAACTGCCACCACAGCAGCTGTTCCCAGAATGACAAAGTCCTACTTCATATTTGTCTTAACAACAAAGTCAATCAAACATTGAGCTGATTTATCTTGAACATGACCaccatataaatatttattaaatggggaaaaaattgcctATGTTTTAATACCCAGTGCCAGTGCAACAAACACTGGCCACATTCTGgcaacagaattatttttttcttttgttgttttttcttttctctaatgGAATGTGTCATCTTCCAACGAGAGGAACTAGGCTGGGGCACAGCAGTTTCTCCACTGGCTATCAAGGACACCTTGCCCAGCGAGCTCAGCTACAGGACACAAGCATTTAACCACACCCATCCCACCCTCTCTGACTGTGAATCCAGCCTGACACAGCAATTGGTTACTGAGGAGGCCCCTGGCAATAAaccaaatataaaaaataataaaatgaagaaaacaccAAGATCTGCCTGGAAAGTCCCTCAGAATAAAATGTTAATCTAATCCCAAATAAGATTTTAACATGGTTACTGAGTCTACAGCAATGGGAAAATAACTAAAGAAAGCCTTTCAAAGTTACCTGATAGGAATTTCTGAACACATCAGGTATGTCATCCATGAAAATGATATCCCACATTAGAATCCCATACAGTGTAATAAACGTTGAGCCTTCCCCATGAATACCTAAAGGGCAGAGTTTAATAAAAACGGAAACATTAATTTCTAGAGCAATGTCATATGAAGAGCTACTGAAGCATCACAACCCAAAGCAGAAAGATGCCATGTTCGGGTTGATGGCCAGCTGGTGTCACACACCTTCCCCAAATGCAGCTCATGCTGCCCcatccccccagccctgctcccaggccaGGGGCCCTCGCTGCAGCACAGtttccatccctgcctggcCCCCACAAACCTTACTGGGCTAACTCTGACAATTTGTCAATACacttttttaacattaaaaaaggATACTATATGGATTATagtaataatatataatatattcaaaacattatatatatttatagcaTATAATTAGATCTTgtataaaatattattctatGTACCTGTTCTATTTTGTTGTAAATATTATCTATTATGCCTTTCATaggtatatatatttatatatgcaaATACATGTGTTCATGCATGTATACACATTCATGCATGTATACATGTGTtcatatatatacatgcatGTATACATGTTCATGCATGTGCTCCTACACATTTATATGTTCATGCACACATATGAGCATATGAAAGCAACATGTCAAGGACACCAAGGAGGGCTTCTTCTAATACCTCAACACCAAAAGGAAAACTCAGGCTAATGTGGGCCTGCTGCTAAATGGAGGGGCCCTGGTAAg
This genomic stretch from Taeniopygia guttata chromosome 10, bTaeGut7.mat, whole genome shotgun sequence harbors:
- the MTMR10 gene encoding myotubularin-related protein 10 isoform X1, whose product is MFSLKQPKPTFKSYLLPQADENISSEPRIKKLEPVLLPGEIVVNEVNFVRKCIATDTSQYDLWGKLVCTNFKISFITDDPMPLQKFHYKNLLLGEHDVPLTCIEQIVTVNDTKRKQKVLGPNQKLKFNPTELIIYCKDFRIVRFRFDEAGPESAKKVCLAIAHYSQPTDLQLLFAFEYVGEIYHNPAKKVNGIDPGGGGSGISSASGQQTPLFETYSDWDREIKRTGASEWRVCSVNEGYMISTCLPEYFVVPSSLADQDLKLYSYSFIGRRMPLWSWNHPNGSALVRMANIKDVLQQRRIDQRICNAITRSHPLRSDVYKSDLDKCLPNIQEIQAAHNKLKQLCVDDPFDETEDKWLSSLENTRWLEYIRVFLKHSAELVYMMECKHVSVVLQEEEGRDLSCLAASLVQVMLDPYFRTIVGFQSLIQKEWVMAGYQFLDRCNHLKRSDKESPLFLMFLDCVWQLLEQYPAAFEFSEVYLTILYDSARISLFGTFLFNCPHQRVKESTEFAISKNIQLGDEKGLRFPCVWDWSLQFTSRDRLLFHNPLYVGKSAPSVHNGALRSFKRSKKNYSSTLRGVPPALKNGIIGEQEFLPRRNSLILKLKPEFFHSAEGQSHSMEQYFRDWFAKPVDLHGVILPHLSGTQIKLWKLCYFRWVPEAQINHGGSITAFHRASLLADEVDMLNRSLRQCKSNSSLQGRCSELDQSRMYFRANGLNDTSGAPDFLSSSFPFSPVGNLCRRSILGTPLSKFLSGAKIWLSTETLANED
- the MTMR10 gene encoding myotubularin-related protein 10 isoform X2; this encodes MPLQKFHYKNLLLGEHDVPLTCIEQIVTVNDTKRKQKVLGPNQKLKFNPTELIIYCKDFRIVRFRFDEAGPESAKKVCLAIAHYSQPTDLQLLFAFEYVGEIYHNPAKKVNGIDPGGGGSGISSASGQQTPLFETYSDWDREIKRTGASEWRVCSVNEGYMISTCLPEYFVVPSSLADQDLKLYSYSFIGRRMPLWSWNHPNGSALVRMANIKDVLQQRRIDQRICNAITRSHPLRSDVYKSDLDKCLPNIQEIQAAHNKLKQLCVDDPFDETEDKWLSSLENTRWLEYIRVFLKHSAELVYMMECKHVSVVLQEEEGRDLSCLAASLVQVMLDPYFRTIVGFQSLIQKEWVMAGYQFLDRCNHLKRSDKESPLFLMFLDCVWQLLEQYPAAFEFSEVYLTILYDSARISLFGTFLFNCPHQRVKESTEFAISKNIQLGDEKGLRFPCVWDWSLQFTSRDRLLFHNPLYVGKSAPSVHNGALRSFKRSKKNYSSTLRGVPPALKNGIIGEQEFLPRRNSLILKLKPEFFHSAEGQSHSMEQYFRDWFAKPVDLHGVILPHLSGTQIKLWKLCYFRWVPEAQINHGGSITAFHRASLLADEVDMLNRSLRQCKSNSSLQGRCSELDQSRMYFRANGLNDTSGAPDFLSSSFPFSPVGNLCRRSILGTPLSKFLSGAKIWLSTETLANED